The DNA window CACGGCATCGACTATCACGATGTGCACGAGACCGGGTTCTGCGTGGCGCCGCTCATGCTTGCGCTGTGGGGCTTGCGCACGGCGCGTCGGGGCGCGCTCTGGACAGGGGCTGTCCTGGCCCTCGGCTGCCGCGAGGACATGGGCCTGCTGCTGGTCGGCATGGGGCTGCTGGGACTGTGGTGGCGGCGGGAGGCGACGCGCGCTGATGCGGAGAGCGGGCGTCCCAAATTCGAGCGGGTCGCTCCGGCGATGGGCGATTGCATGGCCTTGATGGGGGTGGGCCTGATCTCGGCGGTGATCGCCTTCGCGGTGCTGATCCCATGGTTCGGTGCGGGGCGTCGCATGGGGGCCGTGACCGATGGCCGGTTTTCGCATCTCGGTGAAGGACCGCTGGGCTGGGCGCTGTCTCCGCTGCTGCGGCCAGGCGCGTTCTGGGGATCGATGATGCGCGACACGAGCGTGTCATACGTGCTTGGACTTCTCGCGCCGCTGGCCTTTCTGCCGTTGCGCGCCTGGCCGGCGCTGCTGGTGATGCTGCCCGTGCTGCTCATGAACCTGACCTCGTCGTTCGGGGGCATGCACCTCTTCACGAGCCACTATGCCGGCCCACTGATTGCCTTCGTGTTCGCCGCGGGCATCGAGGGGACGGCACGGGTTCTCTGGCGGCGAGGCGAGGGAGACGAGCAGTCTGCGCGCGTGCTGCGCCCCGCGTGGGTGCTCACGGTTGCGACCATGCTGGCGTTCGATCCGTCTCCCCTGCACGCCGGATGGAAGGTGAAGCCCGTAGACGATCATGCCCGTGCCCTCGACGCGATGGTGACGTCGATCGCTCCCGACGCGTCGGTGTCGACCACGCCCAACGTCTGGCCTCACCTGACCCGGCGTCTTCACGTCTGGCCGCGTTACGAGGCGGGTGTGGAGTACGTGCTCGTCGATACCTCGCCCGCATCTGCGCAGTTCGTGCGCGAGAGCGGGTTCGACAGAATGCTGCCCCCCCTTCTGCGTGAGGGGCGCTACACGGTGTGCCGCGAGGCCGACGGGGTCGTTCTGTATCGACGCGCCGAGGGCGTGCCCGCGCTCAGTCGGCCGTGATTGCTGTGGCCTGGCGCGCGGCGTCGTCGATGAACTGCTTCCAGAGCTTCGGGTGCTCGCTGAAGCGGCGCGCGTCGTCGGCGGCCCAGGCGAAGTCGTTCCAGTCGTCGCCCACCTCGGGCACGTCTCCGTTGAGGTCGCAGGGCAGGTTCTCGCCCTTGTCGCCGTACTTCGATTTGTGAAAGGCCATGGCTGAGCTCTCCGCGTGCGTCTGTTTTCGCTTTCCCCGGCCCATGATGGCTGGGAAGCGCCCCGGGCGTTTGGCCCCCTTG is part of the Pseudomonadota bacterium genome and encodes:
- a CDS encoding DUF2079 domain-containing protein encodes the protein MTHRRALRWVTGMIVAYVALFAWFDWRRHMSYRVGEWDLGVCDQSFFTAARLGLPFYNTHEAGSHFGFHWSPIFYLVLPLYALAPSPVTLAVAQTVALALGAVPVYLLARDLIGPRAGVAFSALYLLYFPLHGIDYHDVHETGFCVAPLMLALWGLRTARRGALWTGAVLALGCREDMGLLLVGMGLLGLWWRREATRADAESGRPKFERVAPAMGDCMALMGVGLISAVIAFAVLIPWFGAGRRMGAVTDGRFSHLGEGPLGWALSPLLRPGAFWGSMMRDTSVSYVLGLLAPLAFLPLRAWPALLVMLPVLLMNLTSSFGGMHLFTSHYAGPLIAFVFAAGIEGTARVLWRRGEGDEQSARVLRPAWVLTVATMLAFDPSPLHAGWKVKPVDDHARALDAMVTSIAPDASVSTTPNVWPHLTRRLHVWPRYEAGVEYVLVDTSPASAQFVRESGFDRMLPPLLREGRYTVCREADGVVLYRRAEGVPALSRP